A genomic segment from Caldanaerovirga acetigignens encodes:
- the ptsP gene encoding phosphoenolpyruvate--protein phosphotransferase, whose protein sequence is MYQGIAASPGIEIGKAFVLKESEIKIDTANIAEEKIVGEIKRLEEGIAKSREQLIKIREKAERELGKDKAQIFDAHIMVLDDPIFMDEIREKIKSERITAENAISQVSKKYVDMFNSMEDEYLKERAADIKDVSERLIKNVLGIPIRSLAELAEEVIVIARDLTPSDTAQMDKEKVKAFATDMGGRTSHTAIMARSLEIPAVVGLGSISNEVSEGDTVIVDGNKGIVLVNPSEDTLRQYNELKLEYQRYKEELKKLKDLPAETKDGKRRVELAANIGTPKDVKGALEHGAEGIGLYRTEFLYMDRETLPDEEEQFRAYKEVAEAMYPRPVIIRTLDIGGDKKLPFLEMPEELNPFLGWRAIRMCLDNPQLFKVQLRAILRASHYGKIKIMYPMISSLSELRKANEILEEAKAELRHEGIPFDENLEVGIMVEIPSAAVTADILAKEVDFFSIGTNDLIQYTLAVDRMNEKIANLYEPFHPAVLRLIKNVIDASHRAGKWTGMCGEMAGDPLAAPILLGMGLDEFSMSATSISQVKKVIRSLTYDQAREIANKALEMENPAEIKEMLNKVLEEIK, encoded by the coding sequence ATGTATCAAGGGATTGCGGCTTCGCCGGGCATCGAAATAGGAAAAGCTTTTGTGCTAAAAGAAAGCGAAATTAAGATAGATACGGCTAATATTGCTGAAGAGAAAATTGTCGGTGAAATAAAACGTTTGGAAGAAGGTATTGCAAAGTCCAGGGAGCAGCTAATAAAAATTAGAGAGAAGGCCGAGCGTGAGCTTGGAAAAGACAAGGCTCAGATTTTCGACGCCCACATCATGGTTTTAGATGACCCTATATTTATGGATGAGATAAGGGAAAAAATAAAGAGCGAGCGAATAACTGCTGAAAACGCCATAAGTCAGGTATCTAAAAAGTACGTTGATATGTTCAATAGTATGGAGGACGAGTACCTCAAGGAAAGGGCAGCCGATATAAAAGATGTGAGTGAAAGACTAATAAAGAATGTGCTTGGTATCCCGATTCGATCTCTGGCAGAATTGGCCGAAGAAGTCATCGTCATTGCAAGAGATTTGACTCCTTCGGATACCGCGCAGATGGATAAGGAAAAAGTAAAGGCCTTTGCCACGGATATGGGAGGCAGGACCTCTCACACGGCAATAATGGCTCGATCCTTGGAAATCCCGGCGGTAGTGGGATTGGGCAGCATTTCTAATGAAGTCTCAGAAGGGGATACCGTCATAGTCGATGGAAATAAGGGTATAGTCTTAGTGAATCCAAGTGAGGATACTTTGCGACAATACAACGAATTAAAACTCGAGTATCAAAGGTATAAGGAAGAATTGAAAAAATTGAAAGATCTTCCCGCTGAAACGAAAGACGGCAAAAGGCGTGTGGAATTGGCTGCCAATATCGGGACGCCAAAAGATGTGAAAGGGGCGCTTGAGCACGGCGCCGAAGGCATAGGTCTTTATCGGACTGAATTTCTTTATATGGACAGGGAAACCCTCCCCGATGAGGAAGAGCAGTTCCGGGCTTACAAAGAGGTAGCAGAAGCAATGTATCCAAGGCCTGTGATAATTAGAACTCTGGACATCGGTGGGGATAAAAAGCTGCCTTTCCTTGAAATGCCCGAAGAACTTAACCCGTTTTTAGGGTGGAGAGCTATAAGAATGTGCCTGGATAATCCTCAGTTATTCAAAGTGCAATTGCGAGCTATCCTGAGAGCAAGCCACTACGGGAAAATTAAAATAATGTACCCGATGATTTCTAGCCTGTCGGAATTGAGAAAAGCTAATGAAATTTTAGAAGAGGCGAAGGCCGAATTAAGGCATGAGGGAATACCTTTTGACGAAAACTTGGAAGTAGGTATAATGGTGGAAATTCCATCGGCTGCGGTAACTGCCGACATCCTCGCAAAGGAAGTTGATTTCTTCAGCATTGGCACCAATGACCTCATCCAGTATACACTGGCGGTAGACAGGATGAACGAGAAAATCGCAAACCTGTATGAGCCCTTCCATCCAGCGGTGTTGAGGTTGATAAAGAACGTAATCGACGCCTCCCACAGGGCTGGAAAGTGGACAGGTATGTGCGGGGAAATGGCTGGCGATCCCCTTGCTGCCCCAATACTTCTGGGGATGGGTCTTGACGAATTTTCTATGAGCGCCACTTCCATTTCGCAGGTCAAAAAGGTAATTAGATCCCTAACCTATGATCAGGCAAGGGAAATTGCAAATAAAGCTTTAGAAATGGAAAACCCCGCTGAAATAAAGGAAATGCTAAATAAAGTTTTAGAGGAAATTAAATAA
- a CDS encoding ABC transporter substrate-binding protein: protein MKSKFTFYKMLVVILTVAIAITLASCKSNSKTDTKENSNSAYPLTVKDQMGREVVIEKEPERIISLAPSNTEILFALGLGDKVVGVTDYCDYPEEAKQKEKIGGFADPNMEKVLTLKPDLVLATSMHEQPVRKLEELQIPILVLNPKNIDEVLDALLLVGKVTNREKQAEELVANLKSRVESIEEKVSSIPEDKRPKVFYELWPSPITSAGPGTFVHDLIENAGGINVASDAAKSYPEYSQEMIIEKNPDIIIFSHHGSSNQTKEDIIKRPGWENIKAIKEGKVYYVDENIIQRPTPRLVDGLEQFAKIIHPEIFKD from the coding sequence GTGAAAAGCAAATTCACCTTTTACAAAATGCTTGTTGTCATCCTTACAGTAGCAATTGCCATAACTTTGGCATCTTGCAAGTCGAATTCCAAAACCGATACCAAAGAAAACTCCAACAGTGCATATCCGTTGACGGTAAAGGACCAGATGGGAAGAGAGGTAGTAATCGAGAAAGAACCCGAGCGCATAATATCTCTTGCTCCCAGCAACACCGAGATCCTATTTGCCCTGGGACTTGGCGATAAAGTTGTTGGAGTCACCGATTATTGCGATTACCCTGAGGAAGCAAAGCAGAAGGAAAAAATTGGCGGGTTTGCAGATCCCAATATGGAAAAGGTTTTGACTTTAAAACCAGATTTAGTTTTAGCAACGAGCATGCACGAGCAACCGGTGAGAAAGCTGGAAGAATTGCAAATTCCCATCTTGGTGTTAAATCCGAAAAATATAGATGAGGTCTTAGACGCATTGTTGTTAGTTGGAAAGGTTACAAATAGAGAAAAGCAGGCTGAAGAGCTTGTGGCCAATCTGAAATCAAGGGTTGAATCCATCGAAGAAAAAGTTTCTTCAATACCTGAGGACAAAAGGCCGAAAGTATTTTACGAACTATGGCCGTCACCTATCACGTCAGCAGGACCCGGCACCTTCGTCCATGATCTTATAGAAAATGCGGGAGGTATCAATGTTGCATCCGACGCGGCAAAGTCGTATCCTGAATACAGTCAAGAGATGATCATAGAAAAAAATCCGGACATAATAATTTTCTCCCATCACGGAAGCAGCAATCAGACGAAGGAGGATATAATAAAGCGTCCGGGCTGGGAAAATATAAAAGCTATAAAGGAAGGAAAGGTGTATTACGTCGATGAAAATATAATCCAAAGGCCCACTCCCAGATTGGTGGATGGACTTGAACAGTTTGCAAAAATCATTCACCCGGAAATTTTTAAGGATTAA
- a CDS encoding FecCD family ABC transporter permease: MDAKKRVGKIYLLLLILTLVGSLFSLGVGAVSVPPSEILKIILSKVPVLQNKLHPMWSQSHEVIILKLRLPRIILTFLVGAELSAAGVIYQGIFRNPLADPYIIGASSGAALGAALAILLFSGVSIMGLGPIPLFAFLGSLMTVIIVYMVASIAGRANSNTLLLSGIAVSSFISALVSFLMYFSDQKLHQIYFWLLGSFSSQGWKEVSMNLPYGVIGFLLGICNLRALNIFQLGENTAFFTGVDIELLKKVCLAAASLLTASAVSVSGVIGFVGLIIPHVMRMVVGPDHWKLYPMSALAGGLYLMLADTVSRIVIAPTELPVGILTALFGGPFFLYLLLRKSKKDFRL, translated from the coding sequence ATGGATGCAAAAAAAAGGGTTGGAAAAATATACCTACTTTTGCTGATTCTAACGTTGGTAGGAAGTCTGTTTTCGCTGGGGGTAGGGGCTGTCAGCGTCCCTCCCTCAGAGATTTTAAAAATTATACTTAGCAAAGTTCCGGTTTTGCAAAATAAATTGCATCCTATGTGGTCACAATCCCATGAGGTTATAATTTTAAAATTGAGGCTTCCCAGGATAATTTTGACCTTCCTTGTTGGAGCTGAACTTTCTGCAGCGGGAGTAATATATCAGGGCATTTTCCGCAATCCCCTTGCTGATCCTTACATTATCGGCGCATCATCCGGTGCGGCTTTAGGGGCAGCTCTGGCCATTTTGTTATTTTCTGGGGTAAGTATTATGGGATTGGGGCCCATACCCCTGTTTGCCTTTTTGGGCTCTCTCATGACTGTAATAATTGTTTACATGGTTGCGAGTATTGCCGGAAGGGCTAATTCTAATACTCTTTTGCTTTCGGGGATAGCGGTAAGCAGCTTCATATCGGCTCTGGTGTCGTTTTTAATGTATTTTAGCGACCAAAAGCTGCATCAAATCTATTTTTGGCTTTTGGGAAGCTTTTCATCGCAAGGGTGGAAAGAAGTATCCATGAATCTACCTTACGGGGTCATAGGCTTTTTGCTCGGAATATGCAACCTTCGAGCGCTTAATATTTTTCAATTGGGTGAGAATACGGCTTTTTTTACAGGGGTAGATATAGAATTACTAAAAAAAGTATGTCTAGCCGCAGCATCGCTTTTGACTGCTTCTGCAGTTTCGGTGAGCGGAGTTATAGGTTTCGTGGGGCTTATAATACCCCATGTTATGAGGATGGTGGTTGGCCCTGACCACTGGAAACTGTATCCCATGTCGGCTTTAGCAGGAGGACTTTATCTTATGCTGGCCGATACGGTGTCAAGAATAGTTATAGCCCCTACAGAGCTGCCGGTAGGCATACTTACGGCGCTTTTCGGTGGGCCGTTTTTCCTGTATCTTTTGCTGAGGAAGAGCAAAAAAGACTTCAGACTTTGA
- the cobU gene encoding bifunctional adenosylcobinamide kinase/adenosylcobinamide-phosphate guanylyltransferase produces the protein MEIIFVTGGARSGKSRFAEKKAGELGERVIYIATAQALDEEMEHRILIHRKRRPSTWKTFEEHKFLSRVLKHIKEDENYDEYSAILIDCMALLTSNWVCGVDVEDEKEREYFRKAYIDEVENMLELAKSLKQKVIIVSNEVGLGLVPEYPLGRFYRDLLGEVNQIIAATSDEVYFMVSGIPIKIK, from the coding sequence GTGGAGATAATTTTCGTCACGGGTGGAGCCCGCAGCGGGAAAAGTCGCTTTGCAGAGAAAAAAGCAGGAGAGTTAGGAGAAAGAGTAATATACATAGCAACAGCCCAGGCCTTAGATGAGGAGATGGAACATCGCATTTTGATTCACAGAAAAAGGAGACCTTCGACATGGAAAACTTTCGAAGAACATAAATTTCTATCGAGGGTCTTAAAACATATAAAAGAAGACGAAAATTATGATGAATACAGTGCTATCCTTATCGATTGCATGGCTTTGCTGACATCCAATTGGGTTTGCGGTGTTGATGTGGAAGATGAGAAGGAGAGGGAATATTTTAGAAAAGCATACATTGACGAAGTCGAAAATATGCTAGAATTGGCAAAAAGTTTAAAACAAAAGGTTATCATAGTCTCTAATGAGGTGGGGTTGGGGTTGGTGCCGGAATATCCTCTAGGGAGGTTTTATAGAGACCTGCTCGGAGAAGTAAATCAGATAATAGCTGCAACTTCTGATGAGGTGTATTTTATGGTTTCAGGCATACCCATAAAGATTAAATAA
- a CDS encoding GHMP kinase: MRNLIGEARCPASCGEIVQGMINGKNFLITCPVALYTTVQIKLLERQEDGFVANQKKVPKEQRKTWYAVRKLLDFWGFDKADFSLRIISQIPVGKGLSSSTADIVAACFAAAKAVNKDISPDLVADIALSIEPSDGVMYKGCVIFDHLRGTWRESLGQLPPMNVYIIVPEEEVDTITFNSRKDLEELNRKKEPAVEEALYLVRQAFAKKNFRLLGEAMVKSAVAHQEILHKPFLEDAIALSKKCGAFGLNIAHSGSAVGIFFEKNFIPDKNFFEGLRTIMKHYGGEYRIIRTEIENIGPQVL, translated from the coding sequence GTGAGAAATTTGATTGGAGAAGCTCGGTGTCCTGCAAGCTGCGGTGAAATAGTACAGGGGATGATAAATGGAAAAAACTTTCTCATCACCTGTCCCGTTGCCCTTTATACGACGGTGCAAATTAAGTTGCTCGAAAGGCAAGAAGACGGGTTTGTCGCAAATCAAAAAAAAGTGCCTAAAGAACAAAGAAAAACTTGGTATGCCGTAAGGAAGCTCCTGGATTTTTGGGGGTTTGATAAAGCAGATTTCAGCCTGCGCATTATATCTCAAATACCTGTAGGAAAGGGTCTTTCTTCAAGTACTGCCGATATTGTGGCAGCTTGTTTTGCTGCTGCCAAAGCTGTAAACAAAGATATATCACCAGACCTTGTGGCGGATATAGCTTTGTCTATAGAACCGAGCGATGGCGTGATGTACAAGGGATGCGTGATTTTCGACCACCTTCGGGGAACCTGGAGAGAAAGTCTGGGGCAGCTCCCGCCGATGAACGTTTATATAATTGTCCCTGAGGAGGAAGTAGATACGATAACGTTTAACAGCAGAAAAGACCTCGAGGAGTTAAATAGAAAAAAGGAACCGGCAGTAGAGGAAGCCCTATATCTGGTCAGACAGGCTTTCGCTAAAAAGAATTTTAGACTACTTGGAGAGGCCATGGTTAAAAGCGCTGTGGCCCACCAGGAGATATTGCATAAGCCCTTTTTGGAAGATGCGATAGCTTTGAGCAAAAAGTGCGGTGCTTTTGGGCTCAACATCGCTCACAGCGGGTCGGCAGTCGGTATATTCTTCGAAAAAAACTTCATCCCCGACAAAAACTTCTTCGAAGGGTTGAGAACCATAATGAAACATTACGGAGGAGAATACAGGATAATTAGGACGGAAATAGAAAATATAGGACCGCAAGTCTTGTGA
- the cobD gene encoding threonine-phosphate decarboxylase CobD, translating to METRFHGGNIYEAIGEIGISYKDLLDFSANINPLGFPDSVREIIKKNIDSIIYYPDPKQRELRKAAASYYGVGEENVLPGNGSVELINLVLETLRPSKVIIPSPTFTEYALAAKNRGIELDLLDMTKNEFVWDNAFVESVIKKISSGALVIICNPNNPTGNLVRREIIKTLIYEAKKKSAFLLLDEAFIDFIGEHESLSKEVIKNPNFIVLRSLTKFFALPGLRIGFAIASEELIDKIEKLKDPWNVNTFAVAVGKEVLKDEDYIKKTREYIFREKDFLWRNLKKFNFFKPFEPAANFILVKITGNFKASFLARELLNKGMLIRTCSDFAFLDDTYFRVAVKDRRANEILIEALSQIINGRKGG from the coding sequence ATGGAAACAAGATTTCACGGCGGTAACATCTACGAGGCTATTGGAGAAATCGGTATTAGTTATAAAGACCTGTTGGATTTTAGTGCGAACATAAATCCCCTTGGATTTCCCGATTCGGTGAGAGAAATTATAAAGAAAAATATCGATAGCATAATTTATTACCCCGACCCAAAGCAGCGGGAGCTCAGAAAAGCGGCTGCCTCTTACTACGGTGTGGGCGAAGAAAACGTACTTCCGGGGAACGGGTCCGTGGAACTCATTAATCTCGTTCTTGAAACCTTAAGGCCTTCAAAGGTTATAATACCTTCACCTACATTTACCGAATATGCTCTGGCAGCAAAAAACAGAGGGATCGAGCTGGACCTATTGGACATGACGAAAAATGAATTTGTGTGGGACAACGCTTTTGTGGAATCGGTAATAAAGAAGATATCTTCTGGAGCGTTGGTAATAATCTGTAATCCCAATAATCCTACGGGGAACCTTGTAAGAAGAGAAATCATCAAAACACTAATATATGAAGCCAAAAAAAAGAGTGCTTTCCTGCTTCTGGATGAGGCTTTCATAGATTTCATAGGTGAACATGAGAGTTTGAGCAAAGAGGTCATTAAAAATCCCAATTTTATAGTATTGCGTTCATTGACGAAATTTTTTGCCTTACCTGGATTGCGTATAGGATTTGCAATTGCAAGCGAGGAATTAATCGATAAGATAGAAAAACTCAAAGATCCATGGAATGTAAATACGTTTGCAGTTGCTGTTGGGAAAGAAGTTTTAAAGGATGAGGACTATATAAAAAAAACTAGGGAGTACATTTTTAGGGAAAAGGATTTTTTATGGCGGAATTTAAAAAAATTCAATTTCTTTAAGCCATTCGAACCAGCGGCAAATTTTATTCTAGTTAAAATAACAGGGAACTTTAAAGCAAGTTTTCTTGCGCGGGAACTTCTGAATAAAGGGATGCTGATAAGGACGTGCAGCGATTTTGCTTTCTTGGACGATACATATTTCAGGGTGGCGGTTAAAGATAGGAGGGCAAACGAAATCTTAATCGAAGCGTTGAGTCAAATTATAAATGGGCGAAAAGGTGGATAA
- the cbiB gene encoding adenosylcobinamide-phosphate synthase CbiB — protein sequence MAEYTKGIIVIFAFVLDLLLGDPVRPTHPVVLIGKLITFLERILYGIFKTPIGLKVAGIILWILTVPTVYFMTSAVIGACYKINYWLGFALSVWLVYTSIATKNLADEALAILAELKAGNIKKARVRLGGIVGRDTDKLPLEEICRATVETVAENTVDGIISPMFYAFIGGAPLALAFKAASTLDSMVGYKNERYRNFGWFSAKMDDILNYVPARLGGILIVAASFFLKLDGKNALRTMLKDAGKHKSPNAGIPEAAVAGALGVRLGGWNSYSGKLHFCPYMGEKKREIDPEDIKLSVNLSVCTAMLGLIVGEVILILTMARV from the coding sequence ATGGCAGAATATACTAAGGGCATAATCGTTATTTTTGCTTTTGTTCTAGACCTGTTGCTGGGTGACCCTGTTCGCCCAACTCATCCTGTAGTTCTCATCGGGAAACTAATAACTTTTTTGGAAAGGATTCTTTACGGCATTTTTAAGACCCCTATAGGGCTTAAAGTGGCGGGAATTATTCTATGGATTTTAACTGTTCCCACGGTGTATTTCATGACCTCAGCAGTAATAGGAGCATGTTATAAAATTAATTATTGGTTGGGATTTGCATTGTCGGTATGGCTGGTATATACGTCCATTGCTACAAAAAATTTAGCTGACGAAGCCCTTGCGATACTGGCAGAGTTGAAAGCGGGAAATATAAAAAAAGCAAGGGTGCGACTCGGAGGCATTGTAGGCAGGGACACCGATAAGCTTCCTTTAGAAGAGATATGCAGGGCGACGGTTGAGACGGTAGCAGAGAATACCGTCGACGGAATTATATCCCCTATGTTTTACGCATTTATTGGTGGAGCGCCCCTTGCCCTGGCTTTTAAAGCCGCGAGCACTCTAGATTCGATGGTAGGCTACAAAAACGAAAGATACAGAAACTTCGGATGGTTTTCGGCAAAAATGGATGATATTTTGAATTACGTTCCGGCACGGTTGGGTGGTATTTTAATTGTGGCGGCATCTTTTTTTCTGAAGCTCGACGGCAAAAACGCTTTAAGGACGATGCTGAAAGATGCTGGAAAGCATAAAAGCCCCAATGCGGGGATTCCTGAGGCGGCCGTTGCCGGAGCTCTCGGTGTTCGCCTTGGGGGATGGAATTCTTATTCGGGAAAACTTCATTTTTGCCCTTATATGGGTGAAAAAAAGAGGGAGATAGACCCTGAGGACATAAAGCTTTCGGTAAATCTCAGCGTGTGCACTGCGATGCTGGGACTAATTGTGGGTGAAGTTATTCTGATTTTAACAATGGCGAGGGTGTGA
- the cobS gene encoding adenosylcobinamide-GDP ribazoletransferase has translation MGFYIALLFLTRIPLPHIKFEEKDIIRSLPYFPVVGAVIGIVLALVNAILQNYLPAPALACLIVVVETVITGGLHIDGFADTMDGLFCGKEKSVKLDVMKDSRLGAFGVMGVVALFLLKYSALVSVPLWFRPKLLFIFPVISRWVMTWSVVLFPYIREKGLGKVFSQNKSPFQLVLPTVFCLILAFAAGEFKGIILAILSFISGLLFSVYILKKIGGMTGDTYGAVNEFSEIAALYIFFILGKL, from the coding sequence ATGGGCTTTTACATTGCTCTTTTATTTTTGACGAGGATTCCGCTTCCTCATATAAAATTTGAAGAGAAAGACATAATCCGTTCTTTACCCTACTTTCCGGTAGTGGGAGCCGTTATCGGAATTGTTTTGGCTTTGGTTAATGCTATTTTGCAAAATTACCTTCCAGCTCCGGCGCTAGCGTGCTTAATAGTGGTTGTTGAAACGGTGATTACGGGTGGTTTACATATAGACGGTTTTGCGGATACGATGGATGGACTTTTTTGCGGGAAAGAAAAAAGCGTAAAGCTCGACGTGATGAAGGACAGTCGTCTGGGTGCTTTCGGAGTAATGGGTGTTGTTGCCCTTTTTTTATTAAAGTATTCCGCTTTGGTTTCTGTGCCCCTTTGGTTCAGGCCGAAACTGCTTTTTATTTTTCCAGTCATTTCGCGATGGGTTATGACGTGGTCTGTCGTCCTTTTCCCTTACATCAGAGAAAAAGGACTTGGGAAAGTGTTCAGTCAGAACAAATCTCCTTTTCAGCTTGTCTTACCTACAGTTTTTTGTTTAATATTGGCTTTTGCAGCAGGGGAGTTTAAGGGGATAATTTTGGCTATTCTAAGTTTTATATCCGGCCTTTTGTTTTCGGTATACATATTAAAGAAAATTGGCGGCATGACGGGAGATACCTATGGTGCGGTAAATGAATTCTCCGAAATTGCAGCCCTCTATATCTTTTTCATCTTAGGGAAACTTTGA
- the cobC gene encoding alpha-ribazole phosphatase, producing MARIFLVRHGETLWNRNFLYQGQKDIPLSEKGREQAKKLAKALERETFRAVYSSDLKRAYETAFAIASPRDLDVILKKELREINFGNWEGYSFEELQKKYPVEFSMWLNDPGEIRPPEGENLRELTQRVVGFLRKTAKEHKNEDILVVTHAGPIRAVLMSILDLDIKHFWKFKISNASVTVVNLDDSGDVCSDGSFIIKVNETAHLE from the coding sequence TTGGCGAGGATATTTTTAGTCAGACATGGTGAAACGCTATGGAATAGAAATTTTTTATATCAAGGTCAAAAGGATATTCCTCTTAGCGAAAAAGGGAGGGAACAGGCAAAAAAACTTGCAAAAGCCCTGGAGCGAGAGACTTTTCGTGCCGTTTATTCTAGCGACCTTAAAAGGGCCTATGAGACGGCATTTGCGATTGCAAGTCCCCGCGACCTTGACGTAATTTTAAAAAAGGAGCTAAGGGAGATTAATTTTGGGAATTGGGAAGGATATTCTTTTGAGGAATTACAAAAAAAATACCCTGTAGAGTTTTCTATGTGGTTAAATGACCCGGGTGAAATAAGACCGCCGGAGGGCGAAAATTTGAGAGAATTAACCCAAAGGGTAGTTGGATTCTTGAGGAAAACTGCCAAAGAACACAAAAACGAGGATATTTTGGTTGTTACTCATGCCGGCCCGATAAGGGCAGTTTTGATGAGCATTTTGGACTTGGATATTAAACATTTTTGGAAATTTAAAATAAGCAATGCCTCGGTTACAGTAGTAAACTTGGACGACAGCGGTGATGTATGTAGCGATGGTTCTTTCATAATTAAGGTTAACGAAACGGCTCATTTGGAATAA
- a CDS encoding AI-2E family transporter yields the protein MNVKYTLDRKFLYRLFLFITLILLAVFVYKLREKIYNVLIPCSVGVLTAYILNPIVVFLTSKGFKRKVAVALIYFILICSVAVAMFCVIPVIMSELNKLIESIPFYAKQIQSFFNTFKKGYRDNLPIGMQEVIDRNIIQLENRLMSVLHNLTNRLPGFFSGLFSFILGPIIGFYLLKDLDELKKSMTIYIPPAYRDNCFYWMKKIDSALGRYIRGQLIVSLIVGILTGFSLYLLGIDYALLIGILSAITNIIPYFGPIIGAMPAIAIALLKYPGKIFGIVVIFVLIQQLESGIISPHIMGENLGLHPVTVIFSLLVGGTFFGLWGLILAVPTAALLKSIILALLEKVDGEK from the coding sequence ATGAATGTAAAGTATACTTTGGACCGGAAGTTTTTATACCGGCTTTTTTTATTTATTACATTGATCCTGTTGGCTGTTTTTGTATACAAATTGAGGGAAAAAATCTATAATGTGTTAATTCCCTGTAGTGTTGGAGTGCTTACTGCTTATATCCTCAACCCAATAGTGGTGTTCTTAACAAGTAAGGGTTTTAAAAGAAAAGTGGCAGTGGCATTGATATATTTTATTCTAATTTGTTCAGTAGCAGTTGCGATGTTTTGCGTAATTCCTGTAATAATGTCAGAGCTAAATAAATTGATAGAGAGCATCCCCTTTTATGCTAAACAAATACAAAGCTTTTTCAATACTTTTAAAAAAGGATATAGGGATAATTTGCCGATTGGAATGCAGGAGGTTATAGATAGGAATATAATTCAACTGGAAAACAGGTTAATGAGTGTTTTGCATAATTTAACCAATAGATTGCCGGGTTTTTTTTCAGGTTTATTCAGCTTTATACTTGGTCCGATAATCGGATTTTACCTCTTAAAGGATTTGGACGAGCTTAAAAAAAGTATGACAATATACATTCCGCCTGCCTATCGGGATAACTGTTTCTATTGGATGAAAAAGATAGATTCCGCTTTAGGGCGTTATATAAGAGGACAGCTTATAGTAAGTTTAATTGTTGGAATACTGACCGGCTTTTCGCTCTATTTGTTGGGGATAGATTACGCGCTCTTGATAGGAATTCTTTCGGCAATTACAAATATAATTCCTTACTTTGGACCGATTATCGGGGCGATGCCGGCTATAGCAATAGCCCTGCTTAAATATCCAGGCAAGATATTTGGGATAGTGGTTATTTTTGTCTTGATCCAGCAATTGGAAAGTGGGATAATATCTCCGCATATAATGGGGGAAAATCTAGGCCTGCATCCGGTAACAGTCATTTTTTCGCTATTGGTTGGCGGAACGTTTTTTGGTTTGTGGGGATTAATTTTGGCAGTTCCTACTGCAGCATTGTTAAAGTCGATAATTTTAGCGTTGCTTGAAAAAGTTGATGGAGAAAAATAG